In Triticum aestivum cultivar Chinese Spring chromosome 5B, IWGSC CS RefSeq v2.1, whole genome shotgun sequence, the following proteins share a genomic window:
- the LOC123115785 gene encoding mitochondrial import receptor subunit TOM5 homolog, with product MAAALETMRAFWDSQCNNEENWAVNYKVLKAAGIFAGSVFLMHNFGHNMVI from the exons ATGGCGGCGGCGCTGGAGACGATGAGGGCGTTCTGGGACTCGCAGTGCAACAACGAGGAGAACTGGGCGGTCAACTAT AAGGTGCTAAAGGCTGCTGGTATATTTGCTGGATCCGTCTTCCTTATGCACAACTTTGGCCATAATATGGTCATCTAA
- the LOC123110650 gene encoding probable RNA 3'-terminal phosphate cyclase-like protein has translation MGREKSRRLSGSRDFRQRLVLAMLTSTPIIIKDVRAGEGGLRPHEMSLLHLLDKVSDQHVIDVNDTGTKVGYKPGVVLGGKDLEHDCGVHRGIGYFIEPLILLGLFARSPLSIRLKGITNDTKDPSVDTFRMVTLHMLKHFGVPLDGLELKIENRGAPPRGGGEVLLRVPNINSTLKAVNGIDEGMVKRIRGVTFSTNVSPQIENRILYAARGLFNKFIPDVHIFTDHRAGLSGGLSAGYGVSVVAETTTGCLISADATVSYPNVDEVSEQSKKPELMSPEDLGEQVASMLLEEVAQGGVVDSTHQGLLFMLCALCPPDVSKVRVGQLTPHAIESLRNIKEFLDVKFIIKPDPNSNTVTLKCVGAGVKNLARKIS, from the exons ATGGGTCGCGAGAAGTCCCGGAGGCTCTCGGGCAGCCGAGACTTCCGGCAGCGGCTGGTGCTGGCGATGCTGACCTCCACCCCCATCATCATCAAGGACGTCCGCGCCGGCGAGGGGGGCCTCCGCCCGCACGAGATGTCCCTCCTCCACCTCCTCGACAAGGTCTCGGACCAGCACGTCATCGACGTCAACGACACAG GGACGAAGGTCGGGTACAAGCCCGGGGTGGTCCTTGGCGGGAAGGACCTGGAGCACGACTGCGGGGTGCACCGCGGGATCGGCTACTTCATCGAGCCGCTCATTCTGCTCGGGCTCTTCGCGAGGTCGCCCTTGTCCATTCGGCTCAAAG GAATCACGAACGATACAAAGGATCCTTCTGTGGATACTTTCCGGATGGTTACGTTGCATATGCTCAAGCATTTTGGCGTTCCTCTTGACGGACTGGAGCTCAAAATTGAAAACCGGGGAGCTCCTCCTCGTGGTGGTGGTGAAGTGCTTCTTCGAGTTCCCAATATAAACAGTACATTAAAG GCAGTTAATGGGATTGATGAAGGAATGGTAAAGAGGATAAGAGGTGTAACATTCTCAACCAATGTATCTCCACAGATTGAAAACCGTATCCTCTATGCTGCACGTGGACTCTTCAATAAGTTTATTCCGGATGTTCATATCTTCACCGATCATAGAGCTGGTTTATCTGGTGGATT GTCAGCAGGCTATGGCGTATCAGTGGTTGCTGAGACCACAACAGGCTGTCTGATTTCTGCAGATGCTACTGTGAGTTATCCCAATGTTGATGAAGTGAGTGAACAATCTAAGAAGCCTGAGCTAATGTCTCCAGAGGATCTTGGTGAGCAAGTTGCATCGATGCTGCTAGAAGAGGTGGCTCAAGGAGGAGTTGTTGACtcaacacatcag GGCCTTCTGTTCATGCTGTGCGCTCTATGCCCGCCTGATGTGTCCAAGGTTCGCGTGGGACAGCTGACACCGCACGCTATAGAATCACTTCGAAACATCAAGGAGTTCCTTGATGTCAAGTTCATCATCAAGCCCGACCCGAACTCAAACACGGTCACTCTAAAATGTGTTGGTGCGGGAGTGAAGAATCTTGCTCGGAAGATTTCATAA